A genome region from Bradyrhizobium commune includes the following:
- a CDS encoding substrate-binding domain-containing protein: MRATVNFPAPGGPALPPSMLLRNLSSTAADGALSPSDHAFFKRRGANKLRIGGFICCTGSPGVWGPCGTNSAQLAVAEINKRGGILGREIELSIYDAGGPLDEVLDRAEQAIAFDDVDLIVGMHTSAVRVGLRKVTTRHRIPYIYTPVYEGGERTPGVMAIGETPRWQSRPSIHWLADVKKAQRWYLIGSDYVWPWQSHRAVKNYIKETGGHVVGEEFVPLGEDNHEPHLARIRAARPDVVLISLIGTDSITFNRAFGECGLGATTLRLAGAMDETVLLGIGADNSENLFCASGYFSGIGSRANDDFQISYRAMFGPNAPPIGSLGQSSYEGLRFLEAVANKAGSLAMTPMLAAGRNIVYGGARGPVTVRNGHTRMQMYLAEADGLDFKLIKPV, translated from the coding sequence GTGCGCGCGACGGTAAACTTCCCGGCTCCCGGCGGTCCCGCGCTTCCGCCGTCCATGCTGCTGCGGAATCTGTCGTCAACGGCGGCTGACGGCGCCTTGTCGCCGAGCGATCACGCCTTCTTCAAGCGGCGCGGTGCGAACAAGCTGCGGATCGGCGGCTTCATCTGCTGCACCGGCTCGCCCGGCGTATGGGGGCCGTGCGGAACAAACAGTGCGCAACTCGCAGTCGCCGAGATCAACAAGCGCGGCGGCATTCTCGGGCGCGAGATCGAGCTTTCGATCTACGATGCGGGTGGCCCGCTCGATGAGGTGCTGGATCGTGCCGAGCAGGCGATCGCTTTCGATGACGTTGATCTGATCGTCGGCATGCACACCAGCGCAGTCCGCGTGGGTCTTCGGAAGGTCACCACACGCCACCGCATCCCTTACATTTACACGCCGGTCTATGAAGGCGGCGAGCGCACGCCGGGCGTGATGGCGATCGGCGAGACGCCGCGCTGGCAGAGCCGGCCGTCGATCCACTGGCTTGCCGACGTCAAGAAGGCGCAGCGCTGGTACCTGATCGGCAGCGACTATGTCTGGCCCTGGCAGTCGCATCGTGCGGTGAAGAACTACATCAAGGAAACCGGCGGCCATGTCGTCGGCGAAGAGTTCGTTCCGCTCGGTGAGGACAATCACGAGCCGCATCTGGCGCGCATCCGCGCCGCGCGGCCCGACGTCGTGCTGATCTCGCTGATCGGCACCGACAGCATTACGTTCAATCGTGCCTTCGGCGAATGCGGCCTTGGCGCCACGACGCTGCGGCTCGCCGGCGCGATGGACGAAACCGTGCTGCTCGGGATCGGCGCCGACAACAGCGAGAACCTGTTCTGCGCCTCCGGCTATTTCTCCGGGATCGGCTCGCGGGCCAATGACGACTTCCAGATCAGCTATCGCGCGATGTTCGGACCGAACGCGCCGCCGATCGGCTCGCTCGGTCAGTCGAGCTATGAAGGTCTGCGGTTCCTCGAGGCCGTGGCGAACAAGGCCGGTTCGCTGGCGATGACGCCGATGCTCGCGGCCGGCCGCAACATCGTCTATGGCGGCGCGCGCGGCCCGGTCACCGTGCGCAATGGTCACACCCGGATGCAGATGTATCTCGCCGAGGCCGACGGTCTCGACTTCAAGCTGATCAAGCCGGTCTGA
- a CDS encoding amidase, whose product MTVVLPTPAQLRSVAEQCGLALTDDDVASFRGLMQGSIEAYNLVGAMPDEVPEVKYPRTPGYRPSPEENPRNAWYRKSVVKGAAGGKLKGKTVALKDNIMLAGVPMMNGSTTLEGYVPDFDATIVTRMLDAGAEIMGKVHCESFCMSGGSHTGAVGAVHNPYKMGYSAGGSSSGSGVVVALGEVDMAIGGDQGGSIRMPSSFCGTYGMKPTWGLVPYTGIMPIEIFVDHTGPMTATVADNALLLEVLAGDDGYDPRIKAPKVEEYTKALGQGVKGMKIGILKEGFEQPTAEAAVNESVREAAKRFKDLGATVETVSIPMHLVGPAIWTPIGTEGMTQTMMYGDGYGLSRSDLYSTSLMDFHRGWRRQADSLSETTKLFLLLGTYINNTFGPRYYGKALNISRRLTAAYDKAFGDYDLLLLPTTPMKATKLPEPNASREDYVARALEMIANTAPFDITHHPAMSLPCGMVDGLPVGLMLVGRMFEESTIYRAAHAFEQAGDWKKM is encoded by the coding sequence GTGACAGTTGTCCTTCCCACGCCCGCCCAACTTCGCAGCGTCGCCGAGCAGTGCGGCCTCGCCCTCACCGACGACGACGTCGCCTCGTTCCGCGGCCTGATGCAGGGCTCGATCGAAGCCTACAATCTGGTCGGCGCGATGCCGGACGAAGTTCCTGAGGTGAAATATCCGCGCACGCCGGGCTATCGGCCCTCGCCGGAGGAGAATCCGCGCAACGCCTGGTATCGCAAGTCGGTCGTGAAGGGCGCGGCTGGCGGCAAGCTCAAGGGCAAGACCGTTGCGCTGAAAGACAACATCATGCTCGCCGGCGTTCCCATGATGAACGGCTCGACGACGCTGGAGGGCTACGTCCCGGATTTCGACGCCACCATCGTCACGCGCATGCTCGATGCCGGCGCCGAGATCATGGGCAAGGTGCATTGCGAATCCTTCTGCATGTCCGGCGGCAGCCACACCGGCGCGGTCGGCGCGGTGCATAATCCCTACAAGATGGGCTATTCGGCCGGCGGCTCGTCCTCCGGCTCAGGCGTCGTCGTCGCGCTCGGCGAGGTCGACATGGCGATCGGCGGCGACCAGGGCGGCTCGATCCGCATGCCGTCCTCGTTCTGCGGCACCTACGGCATGAAGCCGACCTGGGGCCTCGTGCCTTACACCGGCATCATGCCGATCGAGATTTTTGTCGATCACACCGGCCCGATGACGGCGACGGTGGCCGACAACGCGCTGTTGCTCGAAGTGCTCGCCGGCGATGACGGCTATGATCCCCGCATCAAGGCGCCGAAGGTCGAGGAATACACCAAGGCGCTCGGGCAGGGCGTCAAGGGCATGAAGATCGGCATCTTGAAGGAAGGCTTTGAGCAGCCGACCGCGGAAGCCGCGGTCAACGAAAGCGTGCGCGAGGCCGCAAAACGGTTCAAGGATCTCGGCGCCACGGTCGAGACTGTCTCGATCCCGATGCATCTCGTCGGCCCCGCGATCTGGACCCCCATCGGTACCGAGGGCATGACCCAGACCATGATGTATGGCGACGGTTATGGGCTCAGCCGTTCCGACCTCTATTCGACGTCGCTGATGGATTTCCATCGCGGCTGGCGGCGGCAGGCAGACTCGCTGTCCGAGACCACAAAACTGTTCCTGCTGCTCGGCACCTACATCAACAACACCTTCGGCCCCCGCTACTACGGCAAGGCGCTGAATATCTCCCGCCGCCTTACCGCCGCCTACGACAAGGCCTTCGGAGATTACGACCTGCTGCTGCTGCCGACGACGCCGATGAAGGCGACCAAGCTGCCGGAGCCGAACGCCAGCCGCGAAGACTACGTCGCCCGCGCGCTGGAGATGATTGCCAACACGGCGCCGTTCGACATCACCCATCATCCCGCGATGTCGCTGCCCTGCGGCATGGTCGACGGCCTGCCCGTCGGCCTGATGCTGGTCGGCCGCATGTTCGAGGAATCCACCATCTATCGCGCCGCCCATGCCTTCGAGCAGGCCGGCGACTGGAAGAAGATGTGA